A portion of the Bacteroides faecium genome contains these proteins:
- a CDS encoding fumarate reductase/succinate dehydrogenase flavoprotein subunit: protein MIKIDSKIPEGPVAEKWTNYKAHQKLVNPANKRRLDIIVVGTGLAGASAAASLGEMGFRVFNFCIQDSPRRAHSIAAQGGINAAKNYQNDGDSVYRLFYDTVKGGDYRAREANVYRLAEVSNAIIDQCVAQGVPFAREYGGTLDNRSFGGAQVSRTFYAKGQTGQQLLLGAYSALSRQVNVGTVKLYTRYEMQDVVIVDGRARGIIAKNLITGELERFAAHAVVIATGGYGNAYFLSTNAMGCNCTAAISCYRKGAVFANPAYVQIHPTCIPVHGDQQSKLTLMSESLRNDGRIWVPKKKEDAVKLQKGEIKGSDIPEEDRDYYLERRYPAFGNLVPRDVASRAAKERCDAGFGVNNTGLAVFLDFSEAIGRLGIDVVLQRYGNLFDMYEEITDVNPGELAKEISGVKYYNPMMIYPAIHYTMGGIWVDYELQTTIKGLFAIGECNFSDHGANRLGASALMQGLADGYFVLPYTIQNYLADQITVPRFSIDLPEFAEAEKAIQAKIDKFMKIQGKESVDSIHKKLGHIMWEYMGMGRTAEGLKEGIAKLKDIRKEFETNLFIPGSKEGMNVELDKAIRLYDFITMGELVAYDALNRNESCGGHFREEYQTEEGEALRDDANFFYVACWEYQGDDEKAPVLYKEPLVYEAIKVQTRNYKS from the coding sequence ATTCAACTTCTGTATCCAGGACTCTCCGCGCCGTGCACACTCTATCGCTGCACAGGGTGGTATCAATGCTGCAAAGAATTATCAGAATGACGGTGACTCCGTTTACCGTCTGTTCTACGATACAGTAAAGGGTGGCGACTACCGTGCCCGCGAAGCTAACGTATATCGTCTGGCTGAAGTATCAAACGCTATCATCGACCAATGCGTAGCTCAAGGTGTTCCTTTTGCCCGCGAATATGGCGGTACACTGGACAACCGTTCTTTCGGTGGCGCTCAGGTATCACGTACTTTCTACGCTAAGGGTCAGACCGGTCAGCAGTTGTTGCTGGGCGCTTACTCTGCACTGAGCCGCCAGGTAAACGTGGGTACTGTAAAACTGTACACCCGCTATGAAATGCAGGACGTTGTCATCGTTGACGGACGTGCCCGCGGTATCATCGCTAAAAACTTAATCACAGGTGAACTGGAACGTTTCGCCGCTCACGCCGTAGTAATCGCTACCGGTGGTTACGGTAACGCTTACTTCCTGTCTACCAACGCTATGGGCTGTAACTGTACGGCTGCTATCTCTTGCTACCGCAAGGGTGCTGTATTTGCTAACCCTGCATATGTTCAGATTCACCCGACTTGTATCCCTGTACACGGCGATCAACAGTCAAAACTGACTCTGATGTCCGAATCTCTCCGTAACGACGGTCGTATCTGGGTTCCGAAGAAGAAAGAAGACGCTGTGAAACTTCAAAAAGGCGAAATCAAAGGAAGCGATATTCCTGAAGAAGACCGCGACTACTACTTGGAACGCCGTTATCCGGCATTCGGTAACCTCGTTCCGCGTGACGTTGCCAGCCGTGCTGCTAAAGAACGTTGCGACGCAGGTTTCGGTGTAAATAATACAGGTTTGGCCGTATTCCTCGACTTCTCTGAAGCTATCGGTCGTCTAGGCATTGATGTCGTTCTTCAACGCTACGGTAACCTCTTCGATATGTACGAGGAAATCACTGACGTGAATCCGGGCGAACTGGCAAAAGAAATCAGTGGCGTGAAATACTACAACCCGATGATGATTTATCCGGCTATCCACTATACAATGGGTGGTATCTGGGTAGACTACGAACTGCAAACTACTATCAAGGGTCTGTTCGCTATCGGTGAGTGTAACTTCTCCGACCACGGCGCCAACCGTCTTGGTGCTTCTGCACTGATGCAAGGTTTGGCTGACGGTTACTTCGTATTGCCTTACACTATCCAAAACTATCTGGCTGATCAGATTACTGTTCCCCGTTTCTCTATCGATCTTCCTGAATTTGCTGAAGCAGAAAAGGCTATTCAAGCTAAGATTGATAAGTTCATGAAGATTCAGGGTAAGGAATCGGTTGATTCCATCCACAAGAAACTGGGTCACATCATGTGGGAATACATGGGTATGGGACGTACAGCAGAAGGTTTGAAGGAAGGTATCGCCAAACTGAAAGATATCCGCAAGGAATTCGAAACTAACCTGTTTATCCCTGGCTCTAAAGAAGGTATGAACGTAGAGCTTGACAAAGCAATCCGTCTGTACGACTTCATCACTATGGGTGAGCTTGTTGCTTACGACGCATTGAACCGTAACGAAAGTTGTGGTGGTCACTTCCGTGAAGAATACCAGACTGAAGAAGGAGAAGCATTACGCGATGACGCAAACTTCTTCTACGTAGCTTGCTGGGAATATCAGGGTGACGATGAAAAAGCTCCGGTATTGTACAAAGAACCGTTGGTTTACGAAGCTATCAAGGTTCAGACTCGTAACTACAAGAGCTAA